The genome window TAGACTAAAATCTATCCCATTCACCAGCACCTGTCCCGTAGCTATCTAGGCCTTCCCAGTTTAAATGTATTTTGCAGTGCTTGGCTTTGGTGACTTCATTCAGCTTTCAGTGTAAATATCCCAGTGcctccacactcccctcaccCTGGTGCTGCTCCTTGCCCCTCCAGGTCACGGTCCCTGTTGGCGTCACTATCGCTCCTGGCTGTGTGCTACCTTCTCCTGCTATTCCCGGCCTACCAGAAGCGGCGGGATGTCCGGAGGGATTACAGCATGTGGACCGGCAGCATCGCGGTACGTAGGAAGCCCGGGCTCGGTCTGGCCGTCGCAGGGGAGAGGGAGGTTGCAGGGGCAGGGGCGAGCACCATGACGATGAAGATAGATGAGTCCAAGGGTTGGCACTGAGGCGTACCCTGGTGGCATTGGTATTTAGTGCAAGAGTTTCACTctacaagaatcagaatcaggttgattataaACAGCatgagagtttctgcagatgctggaaatccagagtgacacacacaaattgctggaggagctcagcaggtcaggcagcacctatggagaggaatgaacaatcaacatttggggccagccccttcatcaggactcaggaaGAAgggttctaatgaagggtcttggcttaaaACATCGAATGtctatccccctccatagatgctgtctgacctgccagATTCCTCCTGAATTCCGTGTACTATTCAGGTTATTCATCACTGaagtataagaccataacatacaggagcagaattcggccatttggcccatcaggtctgctccagcatttcatcaaggctgatccaatttccctctcagccccagtctcctgccttcttcctgtatcccttcatgccctaaatATATTGTGAAgtaacactcacaatgcgctggaggaactcagcaggtcagtcagcaccggttgaaaagattagtcgatgtttcgggccgaaacccttcgtcaggactgaaggaagaagtttgggaagggtttgaagaatgctggtagttgaaaaaaagcagtaatttgaaagacaaaggggtgggggaggggaagcagggaggtgattggcaggaattTACCAAGGGGCTGTTCACatgttccgcctccttctactactgcacattgttctcctgccaatcacctccctgcttcccctcccccacccctttgtctttcaattactgttttttttcaactaccagcattcttctaaaccctccccaaaattcttccttcagtcctgacgaagggtttcggcccgaaacgtcgactgatcttttcaaccgatgctgactgacctgctgagttcctccagcgcatcgtgagtgttcctttgacaacagcatctgcagattattttgtgttgtgaagtaagctgttttgtggcagcagcatagtacaagacataaaaatgatTATAAATCACAGTAAGAATAtctaaaaaataaatagtgcaaaagagagcaaaaatattgagaacttgtGCATGGGTTctcggactgttcagaaatctgatcgcaCGGGATACCGGGAAGgcttctgcccatgatggagaagGCTGAGTTACAAACCTCCGCAGCTTCTTCCCATCCCGTGTAGTGGTACCTCCACATTACTCAGCAATGAAACACCCAGGACGCAGTTGGTTAAGGGTTGTGGGTGAAGGCAGAGCCCCAACCTCACTGGGAGATCCGCGTGGACCATTTGGCCTGCTCCCTGCTCTGGTTCTTCTCTCCAGCGTTCCAGGAGCAAGTGGGTGTACGCACCGTGAGGTAGGGCAGCCTTCTCCCTGCGCTGGCCTCCTCACTCCATCACTTTGCACACTCCCGCTCACAGCCTCCCTCCTCAGAGATCGAGGCCAAGGCCAAGAAAGCACGGCGCACCTCTACTTCTTCGGAAGGCGAAGGAAATTTGGCACGTCACCAAGTTTTGCAGACGCGCCGCAGGACGCATCCTACCTAGATATGTCACACGTTGGTGTGGCAGCTGTTCTGCCCAGGACTGTAACAAACTACAGAcggttgtgaacacagcccagtcgaCAACgaaaatcagcctcccctccactgactccATGCGCAGTTCTCGCCACTTTGGGTGAGCTTCCAGCATTCTATCTGGATACATCACGGCCTGTTCTACCAACGGTGCAGCACGTAGCCGCAAAGAACGACAGAGCTGTGGGCACACACACCGGCACATCTCACGAAGCGGTACATCACAGGGTCCCTGAGGTGGTGggaatggattcagcagtgacaTTTCACAGGTAGTTAGACAGGCACTTGCACAGAATGGACAGAGATGTGtaggcagatggaattagtttaaGTTGGCATCATAGTCTGCATAGACATTGATGGCTGAAGAGTGTAATCACGTGTTGTACGTTTCTATCTTCTAATTAAAAGTCTTCtaccttctctcccctctcctcccacccctctcccacttcctcccctaTTCTCCCTCTACACATCCTCTCCCAATCAACTtgcccctccactcccctccttctccatcaccctgtccttCTTCCTTTgttccttctctttcccctccccctcttcccccctctgtaTCCACTCCACCTCTGCCCttccccctccattcccctccctccctcaccctcccactctccaccccctccctccctcgctcttGCCCCTCCCTCTCTGCAGCAGCTCCACAACAAAAGCCAGAGGATCGTCTCCAGCCGGTGTAAGTCAAACTTCAGCCGGTCCAAGCTCTCCAAGCTGTATCCCGGGAAACCGCTCGGCAGCATCCCAGTGTTTGTGGGCCGAGGCTCGAGCGCGCTGTTTGGCGGCCGAACTTACGGGCCTCCGTTCGGGTTCCGAGGCTGCGAGGAACAGCTTCAGGAAGCAGCTGAGCTGCTGCCACAATCTTCCGGGGGGATTCCGGAGGAACTGGTGCCGTCGGGCTGCAAGAGGTGCATCGTGGTGGGCAATGGAGGCATCCTGGCCGGCAGCAGACTGGGCCCATTCATCGACCGGCACAGCATCGTGATCAGGTGACCAGCCTTTCACCAAGGCGGTGTCTCGCTAGAGCGCGATTACAGCTCAGTATCATTAGGCATGAGGCAGGCAAGTTCAGAGAGCTAAAGCTgaactttatttatcacatgtacgtcaaaatattgaaacatacagtgaaatgtttataTTAAATCGAAACAGCGAGGATTGTGCAAGTGTCCCCACGTTCCAGGCGCCAGGGTAcccatgcccacaactctctatgtctcttggaatgtgggaggaaaccagagcacccggaggaaacccacacagtcacggggagaacatacaaactccttaaagacagcgttGCGAATTGAATCCTGATCAGTGATCGCAGGCGGTGTAATGCAATTGCACTaaaccctgctgaagggtctcggcttgaaacatcaactgtttattccccaacaccgatgctgcctgaccagccgcgttcctccagcattttgtgtctgttgctcagaatttccagcatctgcagaagcgcTTGTCTTGTCAGTCACAGCAGAGGTTTACTGGATGTAATTAATTGAATCTGAAATCAGCTAGATTGCCAGCACacttggggagtgggggggagaaACACAGAAAGGGGACAGAGGCTTGGGACTTGATCACATTGAATAGGTCAACAGGCTCGAGGGGCCAtattctttctccctttctccttgGCCCTTGATTGCCTGAGTGCAGTTATTCAGGATCGGGAAATCCTTTCTTTCTCTAAGCGTATGTTTTGTGCTTTATGAGAAATATTTGTTTACGCTATTAGAAATTGCTTATCTTTATATAATTTCAAACCATATTTTAGTCCACTGGAaattgcagttgctggaaaatAATTGTGTGCATTTTGTTTTAATGACAAATCAGCACTTTATAGTTCATCAATGCAAAATGTTGGCATCAAGTTATTTATTCTATGGGATTTCAAAATGTGGGTTTTGGGTTTAAATGTGAAGTTAAAACGTTGGATTAGTACAAGCTTATGGAATGTTTTTAGTGATGACAGGTTCCATTCTCTGTCTCTACCCCATCAGGCTGAATAACGGGCCAGTGTCAGATCATTCCCGAGACGTGGGCACAAAGACTACTCTGCGCATTATGTATCCAGAGGGTGCTATCAAATTGCCTCAGGAGTACGACCCAGACTCGTTGTTGGTTGTGGCACCCTTCAAATGCACAGACCTTACTTGGTTAAAGGCGATGGTCCGAAAGGAGCCACTGGTGACTAAGTGTTTCCGTTCCCCGATGAAATGTACCTTTTCTTTCAAACGTGAAACTTTGTAAAGAGTAAAGCTgctgttttaaaaataaaaagggGGCCACACTAGGAGAATTTTGTgaatttctggttgccccatttaCAGGAATGgggtggaggctttggagagggtgcagacgagTTTCACCAGGGTGCTGGCTGGATTAGAGGGTTTGAGTAAAAGGAGAcattagacaaacttgggttcttTCCCCCAGAGTGCTGGAgtctgagaggagacctgatagaggtttataaaatatgaCAGGCATTGAGTAGACAAAATCTTTCTCCAACGGTCAAATACCAGAGAATATgcagagagggggaaagtttaaaggagatgtgcagagaCCGGCAGGGGCCTGGAACAGGCTGATAGGAGGAGTGTTGCAAGCAGATACAACAGTGAGTTTCAGAGATTCATGAAAGTGTTGAGACCTGCACCATTACCATAGCctcccatacccctaccattcatggACTTATCCAAATTTTGGTTaaccattgaaatcaagctcctatgcatcacttgtgctggcccCTCATTCCACATTTGCAcaactctctgaatgaagaagtttcccttcatgttccctttaaccgtttcacctttcacctttaacccatgacctctggttgtagacgcacccaacctcagtggaaaaagcctgcttgcatttactctatttaATTTTGTATAACTGTATCAAATCTACTCTACTttctaaggaatgaagtcctaacttattcagtctttcccagcaacatccttgtaaatgttctctgtactctttcaaccttatttacatctttcctgtaggtaggtgaccatattgcacacaatactccaaattaggcatcactaatgttttacacaacttcaacataacgtacTGAAgatcaatgtgtcaaaagctttctttatgaccctgtctcctggcaacattatctcatggctTGAACTCattctcctgactaatgaaggccaacatatcatacgccttcttaaccacacaatcaACATGCTGGGTTATTTTGAGcaatccaagatccctctgttctactatgctaagaatcctgccactaaCCCTGCACTTTGCATCTTCTTTTATCAATCAAACATTGGATATGTTACCAAATGGAAAAAGGGATTAACATAATCAATTGAATTAGTTCTGACAGAGTTGGAAAGTCTTAGCAACAACATGTTTAAAATTTGTTTGTTGGTCCTGGTGTGAATATCACTGCCAAGACCAATATTTACTGCCTGTATTGCTTGCTGGCATCTGCACATTAGTGGCTCTGGAGATACttaaaggagagactggatacaCTGGGCCTGTTttcaattcaagttcaagtttattgtcacctgactATACATACATGTGAACCAAACGAACCCccgaccatggtgcacccacaaaacatatatcacacacaccacataaaCCAAGCTATTAATAAGTTAATAAAGTATTATTCAAAATGCAAGTAGTGTATAGCACAGgtgaacagctcgctgtcctagtgatcaGACTTtgatggtggcagggtattctttCGTCTCACATCCTGAGGGAAGGAGCTGTAGCCCAGACTGGCAGTcgtagtcctgatgctcctgtacctcctccccgatggccatgggtcaaagagattgtgggattcaACCTTTTGTATACAGAGGGTGAAGGGTGATGTCACAACTAGTAGGgagggagaccctgatgatccttttGGCAGAtattactatcctctgtagggccTTGCAGTACTCTCGATGGTACTCCTGTAGAAAGATGTTAGAATGGGAGCAGGGAGTCTTGCATgtctataagaaataggagcaggagtcggccatctagcTCATTGaacctgctccgtcattcaataagatcatggctgatctggccatggactcatctccacctacctgccttttccccataacccttaattcccctactgtgcaaaaatccatccaaccttgtcttaaatattcaagattcaaaaaactttattatcattctaaccgtacatcagctctgcagggcagaatgagacagcgtttctcaggagcagtgcaatcataacataacaaacgcaacactaaataataaacataacaataaatggtaaaacacaacagccgcatgtcagttaaaatcaagttataagtgtccagtgcaagttaaaaatgtccaaagcagagtcaggtggagcagctatttagcagtctgactgccagcgggaggaagctgtttagtagccttgtggttttagttttgatgctcctgtaacatttgcctgatggcagaagaacaaacagttcatggagagggtgtgaggggtctttaatgatgtatcgtgtcttctggaggcatcagctctgaaagaggtcttgtacagaaggtagggagaccccaataaccttctctgctcccctaaccaccctctgcaaggcttttttgtcgacagcactgcagctggattaccaggttgtgatgctaaaggtcagcacactctcaaccatgccatatttactgaggtagcctccactgcttcattgggcagagaattgggctactccctcaaatcttgaggctatatccctTCAACCTCCTCGGAAAGTGTAGACGCTGCTGAGCCTTCTTCACTAgcgaggaggtgttgtgggtctgGGTAAgatcgtccattatgtgcacaccaaagAACTCTCCCCTATAGTATAGAAGGCTGAGtgatttatcaaagtatgtaataTCATGAGGGATGTAGATAGTGTGAATGGTCATGCTCTTTTTTCCCCGTGATAGTGGAATCTAAAATTAGATAACACTGGTctgaggtgagagggaaaagatttggaGGCATCCAGAGGGCAACTCTGTCCACAGAGAGGGCGGTGGGTTttcacactgagtgagctgctaggtgaggaggtagaggtgggtacaattacgaTGTCTAAACACAACTTAGACAGGTCCCCAGCTATAAATAGATTAGAGCACTATGGGTCCAAGGGTACAGCATGGTAGCTTAGCGGTAAGAATAATGCCTCACcacaccagcaacccgggttcaattctgccgctgtttgtaaggagttcctACGTTGTCCCTGTGACCGATTGATCGGTGGCCCTGTGACATTGGCTGATGGTCTGATTTGCAGGAAAACTTACAAACTTCACCATCTTGCCTTGTTTTCTCTCTACAGAGCCTTTGGCAGAAGTTGTGGTTTTGGCAATCGGTGCCCGAGCTGATCCCTTTGGAACCGCACAATTATCGGATCCTAAATCTGGATATCATTAAGGAAACAGCGATAATCTACCTGGGCTTTCCAGAACCAACCTATATCTGGTGGAGATGGAATCAGGTACTGGTTTTGCTCTTCACCATcactctgttttttttaatgtactgttaaaagttcagagtaaatttattatcaatgtacatatatgtcaccatatacaaacctgagattcattttcttgtgggcattcacagtaacatacaaaaaccacaatagatcacacccaacaggacagaccaacaactaatagaaccatagaacattatagcacagaaacaggccttttggcccttcttggctgtgccgaaccatttttctgcctcgttgcactgacctgcacctggaccatatccctctaaccctctcatccatgtacctgtccaaggtttttttaaagttaaaagtttaccacttcatctggcagctcattccacactcccaccactctctgtgtgaagaagccccccaccccccaatattCCCTTTACACTTTTcctccttcacccttaacccttaacccatgtcctctggattttttctcccctagcctcagtggaaaaagcctgcttgcattcactctatctatacccatcataattttatatacctctatcaaatcccccctcattcttctacgctccagggaataaagtcctaacctattcaacctttctctgttactcagtttctcaagtctcggcaacaaccttgtaaaccttctctgcactcttttcaaccttattaatatccttcctgtaatttgcaaAAGAggccaaactatgcaaatacaaaaagaaataataataataaagtaataaatatcaagaacatgaagtgaagagtccttgaaagtaagtccataagttgtgggaacagttcagtgatgagcaagtgaagatatcccctctggttcaagagcctgatggctgttccagaacctggtgattTGGATCCTGGGGCTCCTGCACCttgttcctgatggtagcagtgggaagagagcatggcctggatggtgggggtccaaactgatggatgctgctttcctgcgacagcactctatgatctgtagatgtgctcactgggggaggactttacccatgatggactgtctTGTATCTCTTCCTTTTTGAAAGCTGTTCCATTCAAGGACGTTAGTGCTTTCATATCAGTGTGTGAtgtgtcacgtgaccagcaacaacAAATAtaaaattgagtcaggttttaaaaacaaacaaatatttattaaagcaacacatatcaaagttgctggtgaacgcagcaggccaggcagcatctctaggaagaggtacagtcgacgtttcaggctgagatccttcgtcaggactaactgaaggaagagtgagtaagggatttgaaagtgggagggggagggggagatacaaaatgataggagaagacaggagggggagggatggagccaagagctggacaggtgactggcaaaagggatatgagaggatcatgggacaggaggtccagggagaaagacaagtggagggggggggaaccagaggatgggcaaggggtatagtcagagggacagagggagaaaaaggagagtgagagaaagaatatgtgtataaaaataagtaatagatggggtacgagggggaggtggggcattagcagaagttagagaagtcaatgttcatgccatcaggttggaggctacccagacggaatataaggtgttgttcctccaacctgagtgtggcttcatctttacagtagaggaggccgtggatagacatgtcagaatgggaatgggatgtggaattaaaatgtgtggccactgggagatcctttttatgtatttatttatttatttattaagctcTGCTCAACGATAGCGAAAAGTATTCACAtgactaacttaactggaagttaactgctatgtgGCAACTCTAGAACAGTTCTTAAATTGGTAAATTTGAACTCAGTCCTTACAGTGgcaaattcaaacacagtcttaaaatggtaaattcgaaagtccaagtgatttacacagtcaataaggagagacttctctggaaatggatttcttcgaagacgtgacgttactgctccaaaggattcacgatgaaggaaataaaatggcttaaaggaactgaccttttcctggcgaaTGATCACTGcaaaaaccttcctgatcttacaggggttacctcagatgcaggtcactatttcttatcgaagattcaataaggtcgatcctgtaTTAAACCGCCGAacaacaccaactttactcaatccttcaggttcccataCTTTAATaagatcttcactctccaatactagacttacaatagaaagtaaaactccactttaaaacgaaactgtgtCATGAGACGAAtgcgcagcataacggagtaactgacgaaTTAAATAATGAATCAAACTGCGTAACGACAAGGGTTTCCCCGTTATATACttgttgagaacatgtcatcacatgacctcacactggcgggaaaatcacatcacctcaccatcacaagacaattacatcatgctcagaAGATACTCAATTATATCacggtcataagacagtcacaagatacccacgaggtatgtaacagatacaaccagtcaatatactccaccacacatcaatagagttttctcaaagttttagatggcatgttgaatcttcacaaacatctatgaaagcagaggcactgttgtgctttctcccTTCTTTGGAGGctttagtaataatctttcaaaaatcagtagattctggaatggttcccaaggactggaaaattggaaatgtcacttgactctttaaaaagggaaggaggtagaagaaaacaaattataggccagttagcctgatgtcagtggttggaaagatgttgaagtcTGTTGTTAACGATAGGGGGGGATTCGATAGTACATGGAAGCATATGATAAAACAGGTCGAAGTtatcatggtttccttgaggggaaatcttgcctaacaaatctgttggaattctttaaggaaataacaggcaggatagatggAGTCAgcggatgttatttacttggattttcagaaggcctttgacaaggtgccacacgtgagactgcttaacaagataagagcccatggtaatacaggaaagatactaatatggatagaatattggctgaCTGTTAGGcagcaaagagtcagaataaagcgggccttttctgattggctgccagtgactagtcatGTGCTGCGGGGGTTGTTgtcgggactgcttcttttcacgtgtgtgtcagtgatttggatgaaggaattgatggctttgaggccaagtatgcagacaatacgaagataagtggaagggcaggtagtgtgaggaagcagggtgtttgcagaaggacttagacagattgagggaatgggcaaaaaagtggcaaatggaatataatgtaaggAAGTgcatagttatgcactttggcagaaggaataaaggtgtggaatattttttaaatggagataaaattctaaaatcagaggtgcagagggacttgggagtcctcatgcaggattccctaaaggttaacttgcagattgagtcagtgaggaaggcaaatgtaatgttagcattcattttgtgaggactagaatacaaaatgcaatgaagtaatACTTTATAAGGCGTTGACCAGACCATACTGAGCAGTTCTGGGTGCCTGAATGGGCTGCAATTGGAAAGAATCCAAAGGAGATGCACgggaattatcccaggaatggaagggttaacatatgaggagtgtttgatggctctgggcctgtatcaccagagtttagaagaatgaggggggatctcaatgaaacctatcaaagacTGAGTCTGGTGTAGTGTATTTAagattcagtaatatttgagtaatgttgtttcattaagcattctttgtttacaaaattcattagattatgaagacacgcagtcctcttttattgtcatttagtgatgcatgcattaagaaatgatacaatatttccccCGGtgagatatcacaaaacacaggacagaccaagactgaagaaaaactaacaaaaccacataattataacatatagttacaacagtgcaacaataccattacttgatgaagaacagtccatgagcacagtaaaaatttcaaagtctctcaaatgtcccacatctcacgcagacgggagaaggaagaaaactctccctgccatgccgaccacaatccaaatctgagtcatccgaaaacttcgagcctccgatcagctctccgacactgagtaccgagcaccatctctatccaaacgattcgacctcaatctcgatcaccagcagcaggcaaatctggggattttggggccttccctcagaagattctcgatcgcccagtaacagcggcagcgaacctgcgtttcagaaatttctccagatgttcctctgtgctttcacgtctgtctccatcaaatcagaattgtccagggtctctatttaatggatacgatatcattttcattgGAGGGCTGTGCCGGGTTATATATAAGTATgcgaattgcatacatcattctTGCCATCACGTCCTATATGACAGCTTACTAAAGAAAACTAAGTATAGTATACAAGTTCACATTGGCTCCTGTAATTTTCCCtcttagttt of Mobula hypostoma chromosome 19, sMobHyp1.1, whole genome shotgun sequence contains these proteins:
- the LOC134358823 gene encoding lactosylceramide alpha-2,3-sialyltransferase-like isoform X1 gives rise to the protein MRMDLYRSCFSGRSRSLLASLSLLAVCYLLLLFPAYQKRRDVRRDYSMWTGSIAQLHNKSQRIVSSRCKSNFSRSKLSKLYPGKPLGSIPVFVGRGSSALFGGRTYGPPFGFRGCEEQLQEAAELLPQSSGGIPEELVPSGCKRCIVVGNGGILAGSRLGPFIDRHSIVIRLNNGPVSDHSRDVGTKTTLRIMYPEGAIKLPQEYDPDSLLVVAPFKCTDLTWLKAMVRKEPLSLWQKLWFWQSVPELIPLEPHNYRILNLDIIKETAIIYLGFPEPTYIWWRWNQAIPTLGMTSVITALLLCDEVNLAGFGYDMHQPNLPLHYYEAIGMDAMNSQAVHNVNREKLFLASLVKGNVVNDLTGGISW
- the LOC134358823 gene encoding lactosylceramide alpha-2,3-sialyltransferase-like isoform X3; the protein is MRMDLYRSCFSGRSRSLLASLSLLAVCYLLLLFPAYQKRRDVRRDYSMWTGSIAQLHNKSQRIVSSRCKSNFSRSKLSKLYPGKPLGSIPVFVGRGSSALFGGRTYGPPFGFRGCEEQLQEAAELLPQSSGGIPEELVPSGCKRCIVVGNGGILAGSRLGPFIDRHSIVIRLNNGPVSDHSRDVGTKTTLRIMYPEGAIKLPQEYDPDSLLVVAPFKCTDLTWLKAMVRKEPLSLWQKLWFWQSVPELIPLEPHNYRILNLDIIKETAIIYLGFPEPTYIWWRWNQSLQWQIQTQS
- the LOC134358823 gene encoding lactosylceramide alpha-2,3-sialyltransferase-like isoform X2 codes for the protein MRMDLYRSCFSGRSRSLLASLSLLAVCYLLLLFPAYQKRRDVRRDYSMWTGSIALHNKSQRIVSSRCKSNFSRSKLSKLYPGKPLGSIPVFVGRGSSALFGGRTYGPPFGFRGCEEQLQEAAELLPQSSGGIPEELVPSGCKRCIVVGNGGILAGSRLGPFIDRHSIVIRLNNGPVSDHSRDVGTKTTLRIMYPEGAIKLPQEYDPDSLLVVAPFKCTDLTWLKAMVRKEPLSLWQKLWFWQSVPELIPLEPHNYRILNLDIIKETAIIYLGFPEPTYIWWRWNQAIPTLGMTSVITALLLCDEVNLAGFGYDMHQPNLPLHYYEAIGMDAMNSQAVHNVNREKLFLASLVKGNVVNDLTGGISW
- the LOC134358823 gene encoding lactosylceramide alpha-2,3-sialyltransferase-like isoform X4, which encodes MRMDLYRSCFSGRSRSLLASLSLLAVCYLLLLFPAYQKRRDVRRDYSMWTGSIAQLHNKSQRIVSSRCKSNFSRSKLSKLYPGKPLGSIPVFVGRGSSALFGGRTYGPPFGFRGCEEQLQEAAELLPQSSGGIPEELVPSGCKRCIVVGNGGILAGSRLGPFIDRHSIVIRLNNGPVSDHSRDVGTKTTLRIMYPEGAIKLPQEYDPDSLLVVAPFKCTDLTWLKAMVRKEPLSLWQKLWFWQSVPELIPLEPHNYRILNLDIIKETAIIYLGFPEPTYIWWRWNQFLELQNI